Genomic DNA from Candidatus Krumholzibacteriota bacterium:
CTGGGCAGGATGCGAAAGGGCCAGACGTACTACAATTCCTGATAGCGCGATGGTAGAACGAAGTTGACAACAGATAGCCGCTCCGTGTTAGAATCCGCGAAATATCAAAAGATCCGCTTTTTCCGGCGCAATCATTCCGACAAGGAGGAAAAATGGAGAAAAGTCAAGGGACAAAGAGGCTTCCGGAGAACGCCTACAAGGTCCTCAAGCCGGGGGAGGAGTACACACCTTATATCCCCGCCGGCAAAATCATCCCCGAGATAACTGTCCGTTCGGTATTGATCGGACTTTTTATGGCGGTCATCTTTACCGCGGCCGCCGCTTTTCTCGGACTGAAGGTGGGACAGGTGTTTGAGGCGGCTATCCCGATCGCCATCCTCGCCGTCGGACTGTCGGGGATATTCAAAAGACGCAATACGATCCTCGAGAACGTGATAATACAATCGATAGGATCGGCTTCGGGCGTAGTCGTAGCGGGGATGATCTTCACCCTCCCGGCCTTGTTCATCCTCGACCTGGAACTGAAATTCTATCAGACATTTCTAGCCGCCCTTCTGGGTGGTTTTCTAGGCATACTTTTTCTCATTCCGCTGAGGAGATATTTCGTAAGGGAACAGCATGGGCATCTGCCCTTTCCTGAAGGAACGGCGATCACCGAGGTGATCGTTACGGGCGAAGGGGGCGGAGACCAGGCCAAGGTCCTTCTCGTAGCCGCTATAATCGGAGGTATCTACGATTTCTGTATCGGCACCTTCGGGTTATGGAGCGAGGTCATATCGACCCGCGTCATCCCGGCACTTGCCACTGTGGCCGACAAGGCGAAACTCGTCGTCAAGGTCAACGCCGGGGCGGCTGTGGTCGGACTCGGCTATATCATAGGACTCAGGTACGGCACGATAATAGCGGCTGGTTCGTTCCTTTCATGGCTTGTCCTGATCCCCGCCGTATGGTTTTTCGGACAGCATCTCGAAGTGCCGGTCGGCAACGTCACTATGCTGATCTCCGATATGAGAGCCGAGGATATATTCGATAACTACATAAGGCATATCGGAATAGGCGGTATCGCCGTAGCAGGTATGATAGGTATACTGAAATCGTCGAAGATCATCGTCTCCTCGTTCAGCGTGGGATTCAGGGAGATGTTCTCCGGTAAGAGCAGATCGGGAAGCGATACCGAGAGGACCGACAGGGACATCGACATGTCGATAGTGATCGGCGCTCTAATCATAACGCTTCTTGTCGTCTTCCTTTTCTTCGGGTTCCTTGTAGTCGATTCATGGAAGATCGCCACGATAGCGCTTGTCGTCGTAGCGGTAATAACATTCCTTTTCACGACGGTCGCCGCGAGGGCGATAGCTATAGTAGGGATGAACCCCGTTTCGGGGATGACACTGATGACCCTGATCCTCTCCAGCGTAATCCTAGTAAAGGCGGGGCTTTCCGGACCGGCCGGGATGGTCTCGGCTCTTATAATAGGAGGGGTGGTCTGTACAGCCCTCTCTACTGCCGGAGCCTTCATAAGCGATCTGAAGGTCGGATATTGGATCGGCTCGACTCCAAAGAAACAGGAGATGTACAAATTCCTGGGTATCGCTGTAGCGGCGGCGAGCGTGACCGGCGTCATTCTTCTTCTGAACAAGACGTACGGTTTTACCGGGCCTGACAAACTCGACGCTCCACAGGCCAACGCCATGGCCGCGGTGATCCAGACCCTTATGTCAGACGCCAGGGCGCCATGGGGGTTGTATATAGCCGGCGGTTTCATGGCGATAATCCTCGAGCTTCTCAAGATCTCTCCGCTTGCCTTCGCGCTTGGAATGTATCTGCCGATACATCTTAATACGCCGATACTTATAGGCGGGCTGGTAGCTCACCTGGTACAGAAAAGCAGTTCAAATGTGGAAGTGGCGGAAAAGAGAAAGAACAGGGGAACGCTTATCGCTTCAGGATTTATCGCCGGGGGAGCGCTGATGGGAGTCGTAAGCGCCCTGCTTGCCCTTCCGGAAGGATGGAGCGAGAAACTTCTCACCGGCTTCGGAGAAACGGCGGCAGGGGAGATTCTCAGCGTCTTCCTGTTCGCCGGGCTCTGTTTCTATATTTATTTCGACTCCAAACGGGGCGCGTCCGAATAACGCCTGCATGGCGGAGCGGGTCTTTCACCCGCTCCGCCTTCTTGTAATATATGAACATCATAACAGGCACCCTTTCGCGGGATCAATTAAGCAGCACACGGGATCTTCTGCGGCAGACAGCCGCCGCGAGCGTCACCGCTCCTTTTGCCGGGTTCGATCCGGCAAGTGAAGAGGGGATCGAATTCGCTTCCGGGGTATTGTCAGCGCTTGTCGAAAGCGGACTGGTCAATATCTGCGCCGCCGAAAGAGGTGGAAAAGTGGAAGGGCTCCTTCTCTGGGAAAAGCTCGGCTGGGACACGCGGATCCTCGGAAGAGAGTGCGCGCGGGTCATCCTGGCGGGAGGAAAGGGAACAGGGACTCTTATCAAACACCTTCTTGACCGGGCCGAAGATGAAGGCATCACCTACATTACGATCAGGGTCGCTGACAGTAACTGCCCGGAAGGAGTCGGTGAATCCGACCTTGTTTCGGTTGGATTTGAAAAACTCGAGAGGATAGTATATCTCAGAGCGGAGACGGACGGCAAGACGCCTGGCTGGCCTGTCGTGCCATCAGTCCCAGGGGACCGGCAGCAGCTTATCGACCTGGCCGGATCGTCTTACAGCTATGACCGCTTTCATATCGATCCGCTTATAAGCGGGGGGGACGCTGATCGATTGCACCGGGAATGGATGAGCGGTTCGATCGACGGCAGAGCCGACAGGATACTCGTCACCCGCGGCAATGAACCCGATATCGCGGGATATTGCGCCTGTATTCTGCCGGACCGGCTCACCGGCGGAGCGGGTTGGATCGATATGCTTGCCGTATCGCCCGAAAGGAGAAAATCAGGCCTGGGTCGTTCGCTGGTCGAGGGAGCGCTGGAATATTTCAGGGAAGAAGGAGTGGAAAGCGCCGCGCTTTGCACGCAGGAAATGAACCTTCCCGCGCTTCGTCTATACGGGAAGACCGGTTTCAGCGTCTTCGCGTTCGCTGACACATACCGCTGGGCCAAAGTCGGTTGAACCGGCCGGGTCGATTTTGATCCCGGCGGATTTCTTTTGGAACTGGCCCTTCCGTGAAGTGTAACAGGGTCATGACGATCGGGATCGCCCGGTTTTATCGCGGAAATATGCCGGAATCGCGATTGTGGCTGATTTTAGCGTCTATTCATCTTGACTGGCTTCCGATTTCCGTGTAGTTTCTTCAGGCGCACTGTTACTAGAAAGAAGATCAATTGAACAGATACTGTAAAATATCAGCGATCATGATACTTGCCGTCTTTGCCATGGCGCTTGGAAGTTGTGGTTCGGACCCCGAGGGGCCGGTGACAAAGATCTTCATAGATGACGGATCGTATCCGCCTGAAGCAGGGGAGACGGTGCGGCTTGTCGATACGCTGGCGAGCGTGTCGATAGTCGACTTTCCACTGGGGATAGGAAAATCCTCTCTTTTAAGGATAGGCGAGGTCGAGGGGATTCGATTCGAATCGATTCTGATGAAATTTGATTTCGACTCGATCGGGAATTACGCCGATCTGACCGTTGAT
This window encodes:
- a CDS encoding oligopeptide transporter, OPT family, encoding MEKSQGTKRLPENAYKVLKPGEEYTPYIPAGKIIPEITVRSVLIGLFMAVIFTAAAAFLGLKVGQVFEAAIPIAILAVGLSGIFKRRNTILENVIIQSIGSASGVVVAGMIFTLPALFILDLELKFYQTFLAALLGGFLGILFLIPLRRYFVREQHGHLPFPEGTAITEVIVTGEGGGDQAKVLLVAAIIGGIYDFCIGTFGLWSEVISTRVIPALATVADKAKLVVKVNAGAAVVGLGYIIGLRYGTIIAAGSFLSWLVLIPAVWFFGQHLEVPVGNVTMLISDMRAEDIFDNYIRHIGIGGIAVAGMIGILKSSKIIVSSFSVGFREMFSGKSRSGSDTERTDRDIDMSIVIGALIITLLVVFLFFGFLVVDSWKIATIALVVVAVITFLFTTVAARAIAIVGMNPVSGMTLMTLILSSVILVKAGLSGPAGMVSALIIGGVVCTALSTAGAFISDLKVGYWIGSTPKKQEMYKFLGIAVAAASVTGVILLLNKTYGFTGPDKLDAPQANAMAAVIQTLMSDARAPWGLYIAGGFMAIILELLKISPLAFALGMYLPIHLNTPILIGGLVAHLVQKSSSNVEVAEKRKNRGTLIASGFIAGGALMGVVSALLALPEGWSEKLLTGFGETAAGEILSVFLFAGLCFYIYFDSKRGASE
- a CDS encoding GNAT family N-acetyltransferase, whose product is MNIITGTLSRDQLSSTRDLLRQTAAASVTAPFAGFDPASEEGIEFASGVLSALVESGLVNICAAERGGKVEGLLLWEKLGWDTRILGRECARVILAGGKGTGTLIKHLLDRAEDEGITYITIRVADSNCPEGVGESDLVSVGFEKLERIVYLRAETDGKTPGWPVVPSVPGDRQQLIDLAGSSYSYDRFHIDPLISGGDADRLHREWMSGSIDGRADRILVTRGNEPDIAGYCACILPDRLTGGAGWIDMLAVSPERRKSGLGRSLVEGALEYFREEGVESAALCTQEMNLPALRLYGKTGFSVFAFADTYRWAKVG